A genomic segment from Rhinatrema bivittatum chromosome 19, aRhiBiv1.1, whole genome shotgun sequence encodes:
- the LOC115081198 gene encoding LOW QUALITY PROTEIN: volume-regulated anion channel subunit LRRC8E-like (The sequence of the model RefSeq protein was modified relative to this genomic sequence to represent the inferred CDS: inserted 1 base in 1 codon) — translation MIPVAEFKQFTEQQPAFRVLKPWWDVLAEYITLAMLMIGVFGCTLQVMQDKIICLPNHISASGVSDITCEEFTKRAFNASTETSSEVSPKAEAREMNGLKNNLDIQQYNFINQMCYETALHWYAKYFPYLVVIHTLIFIICGNFWFKFPGTSSKIEHFISILGKCFDSPWTTRALSEVSGENQEKVNQDLEKEFKPSNLEESAEVSPSKDPSIVPIPDKIVAESSTASLLDKKEGEQAKALFEKVKKFRLHVEEGDILYSMYMRQTILKVFKFVLITIYNAVLVRNIHFIVPCSVKMEDMTGYDNFCCNHTKAHLFSKLAISYICFLGVYGLTCFYTLYWLFHRPLKEYSFKIVREETGISDIPDVKNDFAFMLYLIDQYDSLYSKRFAVFLSEVSENKLMQLNLNHEWTVDKLRQKLQKNSQNRLELHLFKLSGLPDTIFEVTEIEALKLELITDITIPPLISKLVHLEELSLYNCPVKLPYASLSYLRDHLKVARIKFEDIKEIPLWIYNLRSLEELHLFGFLSQDLSKTISLESLRDLKNLKVLNLKSNLSKVPPTITDVATHLQKLCIHNDGTKLVTLNNLKKLVYLRQLELIHCDLERIPHAIFSLTNLQELDLKENCLHTIEEILSFQHCRKLTSLKLWCNHIAYIPDHIRKLRSLEELYLNRNKILILPTQLFLCNKLRHLDLSNNEIREIPPEVGILQCLQYFSISSNCIEVLPNELFFCRKLKTLKVGNNXSSVLSPRVANLTLLTKLELKGNRLEVLPLEIGECTSLRRGGLIVENTLFDLLPSEIRQRMSEE, via the exons ATGATACCCGTGGCGGAGTTCAAGCAGTTCACGGAGCAGCAGCCGGCCTTCAGGGTCCTGAAGCCCTGGTGGGATGTCCTGGCGGAGTACATCACCCTCGCCATGCTCATGATAGGCGTCTTCGGCTGTACCCTTCAG GTGATGCAAGACAAAATTATCTGCCTCCCCAACCACATCTCTGCCAGTGGCGTCTCGGACATCACCTGTGAGGAGTTCACCAAGAGGGCATTCAATGCTTCCACGGAGACGTCCTCCGAGGTCTCGCCAAAGGCGGAAGCGCGGGAGATGAACGGTCTGAAGAACAACCTGGACATCCAGCAGTACAACTTCATCAACCAGATGTGCTACGAGACGGCCCTGCACTGGTACGCCAAATACTTCCCGTACTTGGTGGTCATCCACACCCTTATCTTCATCATCTGCGGGAACTTCTGGTTTAAGTTCCCCGGGACCAGCTCTAAAATAGAGCACTTCATCTCTATCCTGGGCAAGTGTTTTGACTCACCGTGGACCACCCGGGCCCTCTCTGAGGTGTCTGGGGAGAACCAGGAGAAAGTGAACCAAGACTTAGAAAAGGAATTCAAGCCGAGCAACCTGGAGGAGAGTGCAGAAGTCAGCCCCAGCAAAGATCCATCCATTGTGCCCATTCCTGACAAAATTGTAGCAGAGTCCTCTACGGCAAGTCTGCTGGACAAAAAAGAAGGTGAGCAGGCAAAAGCCTTATTTGAGAAGGTGAAGAAGTTCCGCTTGCACGTGGAAGAGGGTGACATCCTCTACTCCATGTACATGAGACAAACCATCCTCAAGGTCTTCAAATTTGTCTTGATAACAATTTATAATGCTGTTTTGGTCAGGAACATTCACTTCATAGTTCCTTGCAGTGTGAAGATGGAAGACATGACCGGCTATGACAACTTCTGCTGCAATCACACCAAAGcccacctcttctccaagttggccATCAGCTACATCTGCTTCTTGGGGGTCTATGGTCTCACTTGCTTCTACACGCTCTATTGGCTTTTCCATCGGCCCCTGAAAGAATACTCCTTTAAAATCGTGAGAGAGGAAACTGGCATCAGCGACATTCCTGACGTGAAGAACGACTTTGCTTTCATGCTCTATCTAATTGACCAGTATGACTCCCTGTATTCCAAGCGCTTTGCTGTTTTCCTTTCTGAGGTTAGTGAGAACAAGCTGATGCAGCTGAACCTAAACCATGAATGGACAGTGGATAAGCTCAGGCAGAAGCTCCAGAAGAACTCACAGAATCgtttggagcttcacctatttaAGCTCTCTGGTCTCCCAGACACCATCTTTGAAGTGACAGAAATAGAGGCCCTCAAACTTGAATTGATCACTGACATTACGATCCCACCTTTGATCTCCAAATTGGTCCATCTAGAAGAGTTGTCCCTGTATAACTGCCCTGTGAAGCTCCCATATGCATCTTTGTCCTATCTCAGGGACCATCTCAAAGTAGCTAGAATAAAATTTGAAGATATCAAGGAGATCCCACTGTGGATTTATAACCTTCGGAGCCTGGAAGAGCTCCATCTCTTTGGATTTTTATCTCAAGATCTCTCCAAAACAATCTCTCTTGAAAGTCTCCGTGATCTGAAAAACCTCAAGGTCCTTAACCTCAAAAGCAACCTGTCAAAAGTGCCTCCCACCATCACGGACGTGGCCACCCACCTTCAGAAACTCTGCATTCACAATGATGGCACCAAGTTGGTGACACTGAACAACTTGAAGAAGCTTGTCTATCTCCGGCAGTTGGAACTGATCCACTGCGACTTGGAGAGGATCCCCCATGCCATCTTCAGTTTGACCAACCTACAGGAGCTAGACCTCAAGGAAAACTGTCTCCATACTATTGAAGAGATTCTTAGCTTCCAGCATTGCCGGAAGTTGACCAGCTTGAAGCTTTGGTGCAACCACATTGCCTACATCCCTGACCATATCCGGAAGCTCAGAAGCTTGGAAGAACTCTATCTCAACCGTAATAAGATCTTAATTCTGCCTACACAGCTTTTCCTTTGTAACAAGCTAAGACATTTGGACTTGTCCAACAATGAAATCCGGGAGATTCCGCCAGAGGTTGGAATTCTCCAGTGCCTCCAATATTTCTCCATTAGCTCCAACTGCATTGAGGTGTTGCCCAATGAGCTTTTCTTCTGCAGGAAGCTCAAAACTTTAAAGGTTGGAAACA AGAGTAGTGTCCTGTCTCCTCGTGTGGCCAACTTGACATTGCTAACCAAGCTGGAGCTGAAAGGAAACCGACTGGAGGTCCTGCCCTTGGAGATTGGCGAATGCACTTCCCTCAGGCGCGGTGGTCTCATTGTTGAGAACACCCTTTTCGACCTGTTGCCTTCTGAGATTCGTCAGCGCATGAGTGAGGAATAA